Proteins from a single region of Juglans microcarpa x Juglans regia isolate MS1-56 chromosome 5S, Jm3101_v1.0, whole genome shotgun sequence:
- the LOC121267399 gene encoding holotricin-3-like, whose translation MKPLTCFVLAILLIISTASVSLATRPGSDGSLSNQLSHSKGKNGNKDGGNNGGMGGYNFGPGGGFDIPGFGKGWGGNGFGGGYGGGYGDPSGGHSKGGVIRPTLVCKEKGPCYNKMLTCPAKCFTSYSGSGKGYGGGGGGGGCTMDCKKKCIAYC comes from the coding sequence ATGAAACCCTTAACCTGCTTTGTCTTGGCCATTCTACTGATCATCAGCACTGCTTCGGTCTCTCTAGCCACCCGACCCGGATCTGATGGATCCTTATCAAACCAGCTCAGCCACTCCAAGGGCAAAAACGGCAACAAAGATGGTGGAAATAATGGTGGCATGGGAGGGTATAACTTTGGTCCCGGAGGCGGGTTCGACATACCCGGGTTCGGGAAAGGATGGGGAGGAAACGGGTTCGGAGGAGGGTACGGAGGCGGGTATGGAGATCCGAGTGGAGGGCACTCCAAGGGTGGTGTAATAAGGCCCACGCTTGTGTGCAAAGAAAAGGGTCCATGTTACAACAAGATGCTGACGTGTCCAGCCAAGTGCTTCACTTCCTATAGCGGGTCAGGGAAGGGTTATGGAGGTGGTGGCGGAGGCGGTGGATGCACCATGGATTGCAAGAAGAAATGTATTGCCTATTGCTAG